From one Dyella sp. 2HG41-7 genomic stretch:
- a CDS encoding carbohydrate ABC transporter permease, with translation MNPRIAKALINGLLIGGTIVALFPLLWMLSVSLMHPSEASALPPPLLPAHATLYNYQELFVRAGMGRYLFNSLLVSVVITVLSLALNIMAGYAFAKLRFAGRDTVFKAVIGMLAIPAQVAMLPLFLMLKPIGLVNNYGGVIVPAMASAFGIFLVRQYARGIPDELLEAARIDGASEWRIFSRIVLPLLKPIMVTLAIYTFLTAWNDFMWPLIVLTGQEHYTLPLGLASLAREHAQDAELMMAGSVVTVVPVLALFLALQRYYLEGLLLGSVKG, from the coding sequence ATGAATCCGCGCATCGCCAAAGCGCTGATCAATGGCTTGCTGATCGGCGGCACGATCGTTGCGCTTTTCCCATTGCTGTGGATGTTGTCGGTATCGTTGATGCATCCGAGCGAAGCTAGCGCGCTGCCACCGCCGCTGTTGCCGGCGCATGCCACGCTTTACAACTATCAGGAATTGTTTGTGCGGGCGGGTATGGGGCGCTATCTGTTCAACAGTTTGCTCGTCTCCGTCGTTATCACCGTACTATCGCTTGCGTTGAACATCATGGCGGGGTATGCGTTCGCAAAGCTGCGATTCGCAGGGCGCGACACGGTGTTTAAGGCGGTGATCGGCATGCTCGCCATCCCTGCGCAAGTGGCGATGCTGCCATTGTTTCTAATGCTGAAACCCATTGGCCTGGTGAACAACTACGGCGGCGTGATCGTGCCGGCAATGGCGAGCGCGTTCGGTATTTTTCTCGTTCGCCAGTATGCGCGCGGCATTCCCGACGAATTGCTGGAGGCGGCGCGCATCGACGGCGCGAGCGAGTGGCGCATCTTCTCGCGCATCGTGCTTCCTTTGCTGAAACCGATCATGGTGACGCTGGCGATCTACACCTTTCTCACCGCATGGAACGATTTCATGTGGCCATTGATCGTGCTGACAGGGCAGGAGCATTACACCTTGCCGCTAGGGCTGGCATCGTTAGCGCGCGAACATGCGCAGGATGCCGAGCTGATGATGGCCGGCTCGGTCGTCACCGTGGTGCCGGTATTGGCGTTGTTTCTGGCTCTGCAGCGTTATTACCTGGAAGGCTTATTGCTCGGCAGCGTAAAAGGCTAG
- the ugpC gene encoding sn-glycerol-3-phosphate ABC transporter ATP-binding protein UgpC, which yields MATVSLERVRKVYPNGHIGVDNASFDIADGELLVLVGPSGCGKTTLLRMIAGLEPITSGSLRIDGRTVNDIAPKDRDVAMVFQNYALYPHMTVAENLGFGLHLRGKRQDEIDRRVHEAAKWLELEHRLDARPAALSGGQRQRVALGRALVREPKVFLLDEPLSNLDARLRLSMRVEIARLHRQLGTTTIYVTHDQVEAMTLGERIVVFDGGKIQQIDTPMNLYHQPANLFVAGFLGSPAMNLLRGRLLPENGWHLSMPHASIPLRLSPQQEAALQTWNGSEVVLGVRPEDLQPTASNTAALEAKVEVIEPVGNEIFLNLRFGDKAIVSRVPPHDVSAPGSVLQLSITTDRQHFFDAESGTRIV from the coding sequence ATGGCGACTGTCAGTCTTGAGCGAGTGCGCAAGGTCTATCCCAACGGCCATATCGGCGTCGATAACGCCAGTTTCGATATTGCGGACGGCGAATTGCTGGTGCTGGTGGGCCCTTCCGGCTGCGGCAAAACCACCTTGCTGCGCATGATCGCCGGATTGGAACCCATCACGTCGGGCTCGCTGCGCATCGACGGACGGACCGTCAACGACATCGCGCCGAAAGATCGCGATGTGGCGATGGTGTTTCAGAATTACGCGCTTTATCCGCACATGACTGTCGCGGAAAACCTGGGCTTTGGGCTGCATCTGCGCGGCAAACGGCAAGACGAGATCGACCGCCGCGTGCATGAGGCGGCGAAATGGCTGGAGCTGGAGCATCGCCTGGATGCTCGACCGGCAGCGCTGTCCGGCGGACAACGTCAGCGCGTGGCGCTCGGACGCGCGCTGGTACGCGAACCTAAAGTGTTTTTGCTTGACGAGCCGCTTTCCAATCTCGACGCACGGTTGCGTTTGTCGATGCGGGTGGAAATCGCGCGACTGCACCGGCAGCTCGGCACCACCACGATTTACGTTACGCACGACCAGGTGGAAGCGATGACCCTGGGCGAGCGCATTGTGGTGTTCGACGGCGGCAAGATTCAGCAGATCGACACGCCGATGAATTTGTACCACCAGCCGGCGAATCTGTTTGTCGCGGGCTTTCTCGGCTCGCCGGCAATGAATCTTCTGCGTGGGCGTTTGCTGCCCGAAAACGGCTGGCATCTGTCGATGCCGCACGCATCGATACCGTTGCGCTTGTCGCCACAGCAAGAAGCTGCGTTGCAGACTTGGAACGGAAGCGAAGTCGTACTCGGCGTGCGCCCGGAAGATCTCCAGCCGACGGCATCGAACACTGCCGCGCTGGAAGCAAAAGTGGAAGTTATCGAGCCCGTGGGCAACGAGATCTTTCTCAATCTGCGCTTCGGCGATAAAGCGATTGTTTCGCGCGTACCGCCTCACGATGTATCCGCGCCCGGCAGCGTCCTGCAGCTGAGTATCACCACCGACCGCCAGCATTTCTTCGATGCGGAAAGCGGAACGCGCATTGTGTGA